One Danio aesculapii chromosome 22, fDanAes4.1, whole genome shotgun sequence genomic window carries:
- the cep19 gene encoding centrosomal protein of 19 kDa, with the protein MSIVAKRCGVKFTPPSIIIIYENKTTGKMRKRVIPVRNFSQYSDCSRAAERLKHHLRHSVYLECVSSAQLERLHLLLRDHLQGVSLEESLAAHRRSEEEEDLNKLSDEELSRRKAQMDDLFQRNRRRRGDPDFVYDLEVEFGESSVKETCSWDEEQSDQGF; encoded by the exons atgtcGATAGTTGCGAAGCGATGTGGAGTGAAATTTACTCCCCCGTCGATCATCATCATCTACGAGAACAAAACCACCGGCAAGATGAGGAAGAGGGTCATTCCTGTCAGGAACTTCTCTCAGTATTCTG ATTGCAGTCGCGCAGCAGAGCGTCTGAAGCATCACCTGCGTCACAGTGTGTATCTGGAGTGCGTGTCGTCGGCTCAGCTGGAGAGACTTCACCTCCTCCTGCGGGATCATCTGCAGGGCGTGAGTCTGGAGGAGAGTCTGGCCGCCCACCGCCGctctgaggaggaggaggatctgAACAAGCTGAGCGATGAAGAGCTGAGCCGCAGGAAGGCGCAGATGGACGATCTGTTCCAGCGCAACCGCAGGCGCAGAGGGGATCCGGACTTTGTGTACGACCTGGAGGTGGAGTTCGGAGAGAGCAGCGTGAAGGAGACCTGCAGCTGGGACGAGGAGCAGTCCGACCAGGGGTTTTAG